A genomic window from Punica granatum isolate Tunisia-2019 chromosome 2, ASM765513v2, whole genome shotgun sequence includes:
- the LOC116193997 gene encoding calmodulin-binding transcription activator 1-like produces the protein MIAERINGASSLASKFWDFNWYNLLEDVSAVLKHSIKTYRKGTDCRSILEESKRGGTVLACSEVREFDYRAGSANVDVRDVYSFYMNEIHFHTQLEKLLSMSSIRNLDISYEGLMEKRKIINKIIALKEEDENVQVLEAASESSFQSQTKERALQTITKEKLYSWLLHKVVEGGKGPCLLDEQGQGVLHLAVALGYDWAIRPILAAGVSINFRDANGWTALHWAAFYGREQTVAALVSHGASPGVLSDPSPEFPLGRTPADLASVNGHKGISYE, from the exons ATGATTGCAGAACGTATAAATGGGGCATCTAGCTTAGCTAGTAAATTCTGGGACTTTAATTGGTATAATCTCCTTGAAGATGTTTCTGCAGTTTTGAAGCATAGCATCAAGACATACAGAAAAG GTACTGATTGTAGGAGCATTCTTGAAGAATCAAAGAGAGGTGGCACAGT GTTGGCTTGTAGTGAAGTTCGTGAATTTGATTATCGAGCAGGCTCTGCGAATGTGGATGTGAGAGATGTGTACAGTTTTTACATGAATGAGATACACTTTCATACGCAACTAGAGAAGCTCTTGTCAATGAGTTCTATCAGAAATCTGGACATTTCTTATGAGGGCCTTATGGAGAAACGGAAAATTATTAACAAGATCATAGCATTGAAGGAGGAAGATGAGAACGTGCAGGTGTTAGAGGCTGCATCTGAGAGTTCCTTTCAGAGCCAGACGAAGGAACGGGCTCTTCAGACAATTACAAAAGAGAAGCTGTACTCATGGCTCCTTCATAAAGTTGTTGAAGGTGGTAAGGGACCTTGTCTATTAGATGAACAAGGGCAAGGTGTACTACATTTAGCTGTTGCTCTTGGTTATGATTGGGCCATTAGACCAATTTTAGCTGCTGGAGTTAGTATCAATTTCCGTGATGCTAATGGATGGACAGCACTTCATTGGGCTGCATTCTATGGCAG GGAGCAGACAGTTGCTGCTCTTGTCTCCCATGGCGCTTCTCCTGGTGTTCTTTCAGACCCATCCCCAGAATTTCCCTTGGGCCGAACGCCTGCTGACCTTGCTTCAGTCAATGGGCACAAAGGAATTTCATATGAGTAA